The following proteins come from a genomic window of Leopardus geoffroyi isolate Oge1 chromosome A3, O.geoffroyi_Oge1_pat1.0, whole genome shotgun sequence:
- the PTRHD1 gene encoding putative peptidyl-tRNA hydrolase PTRHD1, with protein MHRGVEPVFLWARKMAASGAEPQILVQYLVLRKDLSQAPFSWPAGAMVAQACHAATAALHIHRDHPHTAAYLRDLGRMRKVVLEAADESTLKELAETLQQSNIDHMLWLEQPENIATCIALRPYPKEEVNQYLKKYRLFK; from the exons ATGCACCGGGGAGTAGAGCCGGTCTTTCTGTGGGCCCGGAAGATGGCGGCCTCTGGCGCAGAGCCGCAGATCCTAGTCCAGTACTTGGTGTTACGAAAGGATCTGTCGCAGGCTCCATTCTCCTGGCCGGCAGGCGCAATGGTAGCGCAGGCTTGTCACGCAGCCACCGCGGCCTTGCACATTCACCGCGACCACCCCCACACGGCCGCTTACCTTCGGGACCTGGGGCGCATGCGCAAGGTGGTCCTCGAG GCTGCAGATGAAAGCACCCTGAAGGAGCTGGCTGAGACCCTGCAACAGAGCAACATTGACCACATGCTGTGGCTGGAGCAGCCAGAGAATATCGCCACTTGCATTGCGCTCCGTCCCTACCCCAAAGAAGAAGTGAACCAGTATTTGAAGAAGTATCGATTGTTCAAGTGA